GGCGACGGCACGTTCGACGAAGTTGCGGCGGCGGCCGGCGTCGACACGCCCGGTTTCACGAAGGGCGTAACGTGGGGCGACTACGACAACGACGGCCGGCTTGACCTCTACGTCAGCCGCCTCATGGCCGCCAACGCTCTGTTCCACAACCTGGGTCCGGACCCCAACGGGGTCTGGCGATTCGAGGACGTGGCTGCCGCAGCCGGCGTGACCGAACCGCTGCTCAGCTTCCCGGCGTGGTGGTGGGACCACGACAACGACGGCTGGCTCGACCTGGCCGTCAGCGGCTACGGCGACCGGGACGGGTCGAACGACCGCAACGGCTCCGCGGCGGCCAACGTGGCCGCCGACGTCCTCGGCCTGCCGACGAACGCCGACCGCTTCCACCTCTACCGCAACCGACGGGACGGGACGTTCGAGGACGTCGCCCCCGCCGCCGGCGTGGACGGCGTGATCTACACGATGGGCGGCAACTTCGGCGATCTCGACAACGACGGCTTCGACGACTTCTACCTCGGCACCGGCAACCCCGACTTCCGGAGCCTCCTGCCCAACCGGATGTTCCGCAATGCCGGCGACGGCACGTTCCAGGACGTGACGACGTCCGGCGGCTTCGGCCACCTCCAGAAGGGCCACGGCGTGAGCTTCGCCGACATCGACAACGACGGCGACCAGGACGTGTACGAGGACCTGGGCGGCGCGTACGACGGCGACTGGTACCCGAACGTCCTGTTCGAGAACCCCGGCCACCCCGCGAACCACTGGGTCACGCTGCGTCTGAAAGGCCCCGGCTTGAACCCGTCGGCCATCGGCGCGCGCGTCACGGTGCGGGTCGCCACGGCCGGCGGCCCGCGCACGGTTCACCGCGTCGTCGGCTCGGGCGGGAGCTTTGGCGCGAACAGCCTGCAGGTCGAACTTGGGCTGGGCGCGGCGACGGGAATCGAGCACGTCGAGGTGCGCTGGCCGGGCGCCGTCGAAGGGGTGGAGGCGTTCGCGGGTGTCGGAATGGACGCGGTCTGGCGGTTGGAGGCAGGGACTGGGACGGCAGAGGCGGTGCAACAGGCGGCGTTTCGGTTGGGCGGGGGGTAATTGGTCCGGCTAATTGGTCCGGCGGCCACCATCCGACCGTCGGGACCCCGCACCGAGGCCCGCATAGGGGCACGGGGCGTGCCGTGCCCCTATGCAGCGGATTCCGCGACGCCGTCGCCTGACTGTGGCACGTCGCTCGAGCGACTGCCAGAGTGGGCTGCCTGAACTACGGACAAACCGTCATCGCCCTCCCCAACCCCCCATACACCGCCACCAGATCCTCCGCCCCCGGCGCCGCATGGTACCGCCCCGCGTCGCCCGCGATCTCCGTCAACAGCACCGCGTCCACATCGTCCCCGAGTCCCACGGCGTGGAGGACGATGCCGGCCGCGCGCGCTTCGGCCGCCGCGGCGAGGGCCGGGGCGATGCCGGTCGACGGACGGCCGTCCGTGACGACGATGATCGCGCGGACCGCATCGGGGCGGTCGTCGCCGAGGGCGCGGGCGGCCGTCGCGATCCCCGCGTCGAGCGCGGTGCCGACGCCCGTCGTCAGGGCGGCGACGGCGGCGGTGGCGGCCGCGCGGTCGGCGGTGAGTGGGAGCGACAGCGCCGCCTGCCCGTCGAAGGCGACGACGGCGACGCGGTCGCCGTCGCGGAGTGCGTCGATGAAGGCGAGGGCGGCGGCTTGGGCGGCGGCGAGCTTCGTCGGTCCGCCGGCGGTCGTCGGCGCGTTCATGCTGCTCGAGATGTCGATCGCCAACACGACGTCGAGCGCGGCGCGGGCGGTCGTGCACCGGCTGACGTAGCCGATCGGCAGGTAGGCGGGGCGGAGCGGGGCGTCCGTCGGGGTGGCGGTCGGGATGGGCGTCGCAGTGGCGTTGGGCGTCGGCGTCGTGGTGGCCGTCGGGACCGGCGTGGCGGTGGGCGGGGCGATCACGTCGACCTCGGGGACGGGGAAGGTGAGGGAGCCCGGGTTCGCCCAGCCGTCCGTGTAGTCGGCCCATGCCCTCACGTTCGTCGCTTGCCGCCCGGTCGTCGTCGGGATCAGGCGGTACATCAGCGGCTGGCCGGTGTAGGCGACATCGGTGAGGTCCCACGACAGCGTGCGCGTGGCCGCGTCGAATGTGGCGGGCGGGACGGCGCTGCCGGGGACGTAGTCGAACGCGGCAGGGATCTCGTCGCGCACGGCGGCGCTGGCCAGGAGTGCGGCAGGGCGGTCGAGGAGCGAGACACGCTGGTAGACCGGGACGGCCGCGCCGGTGCCGCCGCCCTGGTTGCCGCCCGGGCCGCCGCCGCCGAACAGGTTGAGGACGTCGAGATCGCTCGAAGCGAGGAGCGCCGAGTCGCCCGAGCCGTTCACGACGACGACACGCGCGCCCATCGCCCGCAGCGCCTCGGCAGCTGGCTCGGCGTCCTGCTGCTCCTCGCACGTCGTCCGCTCGGCCTTGATGCAGTACTGCGCGCCGATCAGGACGACCACCGGGCGGCCGCCGGCAGGGGCGCGGCTCAGCTCGTCGGCCGCCTCGACGAGGGCGTTGCGCTCGCTGGACTCGTTGCCGCCGCCGGCGTTCAGGGACTCGAGGGACGTGATGACGCGTGAGACATCGTGCGTCCAGCGCTGGCTGAACTCGGTGTTCACGTAGTAGGCCATCAGGCCGATGTTGTGGCGCTTGAAGTCCGCCAGCCCGACGACCGCCTGCGTCGCGCGGATGAAGTTGTTGGACTTCGTGTTCACGACGAGGAGGATGTTCGACGGCTCCTCGACGGCGCCGCACGACCCGGTGATGTCCAGGGTGACCGTGATCGGCTGGCCGACGCCGACCGTCGCGGGGGCCGCGGTCTTTGCGCCGTTGGCGATGCACGTCTTGCCCGCGAGCACCTCGCGCGCCGGCCCGCCGTCGGAGGCGAAGACCGAGACGACCGAGGCGAGGCGGTCGGCGACGTAGACGCGGCCATCGGGCGCGACGGTCAGGTCGGCCAGGTTGCGGGCCTGCGCATTCTCGTTGGGCCGCGCGTTGAACCGGGCGCGCTCCGTCCCATCGGCGTCCAGGCGAACGACCTCGCCGCGGGAGGTGAGAACGAAGAACGTGCCGTCCGGACCGCCGGCGATCCGCCAGCTGTCGCTCGGGCCGGTGAGCGTGCGGGCGATCTTGCCGTCCTTGCCGCGGACCTGGATCTGGTCGCGCAGCGCATCGAGGACGTAGATCGTCCCGTCGGCGCCGCTGCCGACGTCGGCGTACAGCGCGTTGCGGTCCGTGCCGCCGAGGGCCCACGCGGCCTTGCGGCCGCGGCCGAGGCGCTGGAAGGCCAGCAACTCCTGCGCCTCGTTGTTCAGCATGAGGAGGAGATCGTTCACGGGATCGAAGTGCAGCTCGGTGACCTCGGCGCGGGCGGGGGCGGTCGTCGTCCAGACAGGGACGAGGTAGTCGATCGGCTCGCCGTTGTACGTGCCGGAGGCCATCGTGAACAGGCCGAGGCACGGCGTGTCCGTCGGATCGGCGCGGTTGCCGGTGTGGCACGTGCCGTAGCCGATGACGCCGTCCGCCGTGCCGTCGCCGGTGGCCATCGTGAGCGTGACGGAGACGGCCTCGGTCGGGAACGTCTCGAACGGGAGGACGATTTCGGGCGCGCCCGCGCCGGAGTAGCGGCGGACGCCCCGGAAGTCGCTGATGAAGAGCATGTCGTCGGAGACGGCGTCCACGCGGCCCGGACCGCGGAACGTGTCCTCGTCGATCGGCTGCATCGCCGACACGGTCTGGACGGCGGCGAACGAGCTGTCGACGTAGCGCACGACGGCCGGCCGGCGCTCGGCGTTGGGATCGGTGCGGTCGAGGGTGAAGGTCGACATCGAGTAGAACAGGCCGGCGCGGGCGTCGACGTACGGGCTGAAGAAGCCGGTGACGTTGGCCGAGGCCTGCGGTCCGCGCAGGAACGTGACGGCGCCGTCGTCGATCAGGCACGGGAAGGCGAGGAGGGTGTCGTCGTCGATGACGTCGATGTCGCGGCCGGAGCAGCTGCGCTGGCGGGCGCCGAAGCCGCCGGGGCCGGCGGGCGGACGCCCACCGCCACCACCGGTCGTCTGGCGGTACTTGGCGTCGGTGAGGTCGAGGGTGCGCAGCAGCCGGACCGGTACGTCGCCGCCCGCGCCGGGCGCCTGGGCCGGGCGACCGTCGACGTCGCGGGCCGGCGCGGACTCGGCATCGACATCGGTGCCTTGCGCAGGACCGGCAGCGACATCCGGCAGCGGCGCGTCGAGGTGGAAGACCTGGATGCGCGTGCCGTTGCGGTCGCCGACATAGATATCGCCCGACGGCGCGACCGAGACATCGACGAGCTGTCGGAACTTGCCCTCGCCGCTGCCGCGCTGCCCGAAGCTGAACTGCTCGCGTCCGGCGGAATCGAACGCGCGGACCCGGCTGGAGAGCACATCCGCCACCCAGAGCCGCCCGTCCGGTCCGAGCGACATGCCGGCGGCGTAGATGTCGGTCCAGGACGTCAGGTAGCCGCCGGCACGGTCGTAGACGACGATCCGGTAGCTGTCGCCGTCCGCCACGTACACATGCCCGGCGACCTCGTCGACCTCGATGCGGCGCGGGTCGCCGAGCCGGGCGGGTCCGGTGCCGTCGCCGCCGAACGTCTTCGTCCACGTGCCGTCCGGCGCCATCATGCTGATCCGGTTGCTGCCGGCGTCCGCCAGGTAGACCGTGCCGTCGTCGGCGGCGGCCAGGCCCTGCGGCTGCATGACGAGGTCGGGCGTCGCGGCGGTCTCGGGCCACTGGTCGATCATGCGGTAGGCGAGCATGTCGGCGGGGGCTTGGGCGCGAGCCGGGGCGTGGGGCGCGACGGCGCCGGCGAGGGTCGCGGCGACGAGGATGGCAATGGAGATGGTGACGGGGATGGTGACGGGGACGGCGACGGGAACGGCGACGGGAACGGCGAAGCGGGACGCGGCGCGGAACGGGCGGGACACGCGCGCGGTTCGCGGCAAACCCATGGCAACACTCCTGATTACGGCGCATCGGCCAGCGGCTGGGGGGCGGGCTGGGCGGATGGTGGGGGGCGTCGGTGGGGACGCGGGGGTATTAACGCCGCTGGAGGTTGCGATGGGGAGGTGGAGATGTAAACGGTGTGTAACCGCGCCACCGCGATCGCACCGCGCACGAACGCGCGAACGCCGTGAACATTCGCGTCAGCGCCGCGGGCCGGAACAAAACCGGTCACCGCTCCCCAAACAACCGGCGCCGGGCCCACGGCGGCAGGGCCGGGGGGCGGCCGGCGGGAGGGGCGGGGCGGGCGGCGCCACGGCGCCCCGGCGCGCGGGGCGGGGGGCGGGGGGAGGGGGGGGGGGGGGGGGGGGGGGCGGGGGTGGCGCCGGTAATCGAACTCGATGCCGTGGCTCTCTTCGCCGTCGGGCGTGATGTTGTAGTGCGTGATCACCAGGTTGTCGGGCGCGCGCAGCTCGAGGGTGGTGCGCCAGCCCCAGTCGGGGCCGGGCGGTGCGGGGTAGTGGCCCAGGACGTTGGGCATGTCGGCAGGTGCGCCGCTCTGTCCCAGCGAATACATGATCCGCGTGCCGTTGTGGTGATCGTTCACCCAGGCGGACTGCCACCGCTTGTCGTCGAGCGAGTAGCCGATGATCGCCAGTCCCAACATCGGCTCGCCGCCGAGCGAGCCTTCGTACTCGTGCACGAGGAACGAACCGTCCAGCGCGAGCCGGGTGGATCCCTTGACCGGCGACTCGTCGCCGAGCTGGCCCGGTTCAAACCAGGTGCGTGCGGTGCCCAGCCACTCTCCGGCCATCGAGGCCAGTTGGGCGTGCGGGCCGTCGTGCTTCGACTGCTCCAGATTGCTGGTCATGATGGCGCCTCCGCGGCTCCGTTCGAGCAGATGATCCGCGGACCCACGCGGCTACCGGCGCAGCCACAGGATCGGGACGATCGATCCTACGCTCAGAAACTCCGGATCGCCCGTAAGTAACGTCGCCTTGGTCTCGATCGCGAGCGACAATGCGAACGCATCCGCGTAGGCGATCGAAAACTGTGCCTTGAGGTGGGCGGCGGCCAACGTGCGCTGCCGATCCGCATCCACGACCTGAATCGGCAGCGCGTCCACCGCCGCGATCAGCCGCTCGGCCATGGGAAGCCCGCGCTCCCGTTCGGTGACGTAGATGGCCTCGCCCAGGTTGATGACCGAGAGGTAGAGATCCAGTTGGCCTGCTTGCGCCCGAGTCAGAACATCACGAACGACCGCTGCGTCCGGCTCGTCTTCGAAATGCGCGAACAGCGCGAAGCTGTCGAGGACGAAGCGCGTGCGATCAACCGTCGCGCTCACGTTCGTCGGCCCTTTCCGCCAGCAACGCGTCGGTCAACGAGGTGGTTCCCTTCAGCATGCCGGCAGAGTCCGCGATCGGATCGATCAAGGCCGGCACGATGGCGATGACCCCGCCGTAATCGACGATCTGTACATGCTGGCCGGGTTGCAGCCCGTACCGCCGACGCAGTTCGGCCGGGATCACGATCCAACCCTTGGCCGATATGACCGCGGATGCCATGATGAACCCCTTTGTTATACCAATTGCCTCGGAAGTATAACGCCCTGGTGCTTGTCCGGCAATCGGCCGGAGCGATGCCGGCACCACTAGCGACGGTTGCGCGACGGTCGCGCAGCGGTCTTCACGCGATGATGCCGGCTCGAACATGCTTACACTGGCGGCTCAACCGTTTGCGACTGCAACCGCCGCACTCCGAACCAAGGAGACTCCGTCGATGCCCCCTTCAACGTCCGCCGTCACCGCTCACCGCACCACCATCCTCCGATCGTTCACCATCGGCCTCTCCCTCGTCGTGGTCATCGTCGCCGCCGGCTGCGCGCCGGGAATGCCAACGGATGGTCCCACATCGACCGAGGAACTTGCGCAACCCGTGCCGACGATCGCCCTCCCGCCCGATGTCGTCGTCGCCTGGAGCGCGGACGACGGCCTGTGGGTGCAGGCGGGCGTGTCGCCGTCGCGCCGCATGACGGACACGGTCGCCGCCTTGACGGCGACGCTCTCGCCCGACGGCCGACACGTCGCATTCCTTTCCGCGGCGCCGGACGGCTTCGACCTGCGCGTCGCGAACGTCGCCGACGGCACTGTGCGGACGCTCGCCTCCGGCGCGCAACTGGCGCACGACGTTCCGGCGCCGGCGGACATGCCTACCGGTACCGTCACGCGGATCGAGCGAAGCTATCTCGGCTGGCTGCCGGACAGCACCGCCGTCGGCTTCACGACCGTCGCCGACGGTCCGGGCGACTTCGGCGGGTGGCGCCCCCGCAACGACCTTTGGCTAGCGCGGCTGGACGGCGATGCACCGACCGAGGTGCTCGCGGCCGGCCAAGGCGGCCACTTCGTGTTCTCCCCCGACGGGCGCCACGCCGCGATCACCCGCCGCGACGGCTCGACGAAGTCGCCCAACATGGACGCCGTGTATCGGGCCGACATTCCGGACGGTGAAGTCCGCGTCCTGCTCACGCATGCGACCGTCAGCAGTGGATCCGATTGGCAGACGCACAACGTGCCGCAGTGGACGCCCGATGGCGCGGCGCTCCTGGTGGCGGTACCCGCCAATCTTCCCGCCGCCAACGACGGTTGGGCCGAGTACGACGACCCGTTCACACTGCTGCGTCTGTCGCTCGACGGCACCCCGACCATCGTCGCCGAGGTCGGACCGGGATCGGTGCCGTGGACCCAGTACTATCACGGCTACTGGTCACCGGACGGTCGGTCAGTGGCCTACCTGGCGCCACCGGTCGTCGACTCCGATGCGGCGACGGCCTACCCGCCCCCGACGACCGGCCCGCCGACCGGGCCGCGGACACTCGTCATCGCGGGCGGCGACGGCGCCGATCCCGTGCCGTACGATGATGTCGCCGACCGTCCGGTGCTCCTCGAGTGGTCGCCCGACGGCACGCGGTTCGTCTATCGCGCCCGCACGGTGGATCACGGTCAGGGCGCGCCGACGCACCCGCTGCTGCTCGGCGCGCGCGGGGCGCTGCCGCGGCCGCTGGACGGCATCGACACTTCGCGCGATGCGCGCGTGCGCTGGCTCGATCCCGCCCACGTCCTGCTCATCGCGGCCGATGGCCTGACGGTGCTGCGGCTGAATGACGACGGTGCAGTCATCGGACGCGGGGAAGTGGTGCGGGGAGCCGTGGGGTTCGGGGATGCGGCGTGGGTACGCGCGCGTTAGGGCCGTCATCGTGGCATCGAATGCGCCTTACAGTGACCAGCAATAGCAGCTCAACCGCCGGACTAACATA
Above is a window of Candidatus Avedoeria danica DNA encoding:
- a CDS encoding VWA domain-containing protein, with translation MGLPRTARVSRPFRAASRFAVPVAVPVAVPVTIPVTISIAILVAATLAGAVAPHAPARAQAPADMLAYRMIDQWPETAATPDLVMQPQGLAAADDGTVYLADAGSNRISMMAPDGTWTKTFGGDGTGPARLGDPRRIEVDEVAGHVYVADGDSYRIVVYDRAGGYLTSWTDIYAAGMSLGPDGRLWVADVLSSRVRAFDSAGREQFSFGQRGSGEGKFRQLVDVSVAPSGDIYVGDRNGTRIQVFHLDAPLPDVAAGPAQGTDVDAESAPARDVDGRPAQAPGAGGDVPVRLLRTLDLTDAKYRQTTGGGGGRPPAGPGGFGARQRSCSGRDIDVIDDDTLLAFPCLIDDGAVTFLRGPQASANVTGFFSPYVDARAGLFYSMSTFTLDRTDPNAERRPAVVRYVDSSFAAVQTVSAMQPIDEDTFRGPGRVDAVSDDMLFISDFRGVRRYSGAGAPEIVLPFETFPTEAVSVTLTMATGDGTADGVIGYGTCHTGNRADPTDTPCLGLFTMASGTYNGEPIDYLVPVWTTTAPARAEVTELHFDPVNDLLLMLNNEAQELLAFQRLGRGRKAAWALGGTDRNALYADVGSGADGTIYVLDALRDQIQVRGKDGKIARTLTGPSDSWRIAGGPDGTFFVLTSRGEVVRLDADGTERARFNARPNENAQARNLADLTVAPDGRVYVADRLASVVSVFASDGGPAREVLAGKTCIANGAKTAAPATVGVGQPITVTLDITGSCGAVEEPSNILLVVNTKSNNFIRATQAVVGLADFKRHNIGLMAYYVNTEFSQRWTHDVSRVITSLESLNAGGGNESSERNALVEAADELSRAPAGGRPVVVLIGAQYCIKAERTTCEEQQDAEPAAEALRAMGARVVVVNGSGDSALLASSDLDVLNLFGGGGPGGNQGGGTGAAVPVYQRVSLLDRPAALLASAAVRDEIPAAFDYVPGSAVPPATFDAATRTLSWDLTDVAYTGQPLMYRLIPTTTGRQATNVRAWADYTDGWANPGSLTFPVPEVDVIAPPTATPVPTATTTPTPNATATPIPTATPTDAPLRPAYLPIGYVSRCTTARAALDVVLAIDISSSMNAPTTAGGPTKLAAAQAAALAFIDALRDGDRVAVVAFDGQAALSLPLTADRAAATAAVAALTTGVGTALDAGIATAARALGDDRPDAVRAIIVVTDGRPSTGIAPALAAAAEARAAGIVLHAVGLGDDVDAVLLTEIAGDAGRYHAAPGAEDLVAVYGGLGRAMTVCP
- a CDS encoding DUF1579 domain-containing protein gives rise to the protein MMTSNLEQSKHDGPHAQLASMAGEWLGTARTWFEPGQLGDESPVKGSTRLALDGSFLVHEYEGSLGGEPMLGLAIIGYSLDDKRWQSAWVNDHHNGTRIMYSLGQSGAPADMPNVLGHYPAPPGPDWGWRTTLELRAPDNLVITHYNITPDGEESHGIEFDYRRHPRPPPPPPPLPPPPAPRAGAPWRRPPRPSRRPPPGPAAVGPAPVVWGAVTGFVPARGADANVHGVRAFVRGAIAVARLHTVYISTSPSQPPAALIPPRPHRRPPPSAQPAPQPLADAP
- a CDS encoding type II toxin-antitoxin system VapC family toxin; translated protein: MSATVDRTRFVLDSFALFAHFEDEPDAAVVRDVLTRAQAGQLDLYLSVINLGEAIYVTERERGLPMAERLIAAVDALPIQVVDADRQRTLAAAHLKAQFSIAYADAFALSLAIETKATLLTGDPEFLSVGSIVPILWLRR
- a CDS encoding AbrB/MazE/SpoVT family DNA-binding domain-containing protein — protein: MASAVISAKGWIVIPAELRRRYGLQPGQHVQIVDYGGVIAIVPALIDPIADSAGMLKGTTSLTDALLAERADERERDG